One window of the Chryseobacterium sp. CY350 genome contains the following:
- a CDS encoding DUF885 domain-containing protein has translation MKNIISKVVLGLGLAACVVSCKKTDSPLTKVTPTNLDSIAANYYEQYLKLYPLEATSQGDLRYNDQLPINIDKDFISGEIAFYNSVQKQLENVDYKALSDEDKVVYDVLDYTLKDKTEKYSYHPEYIPFSQFEGLPLSFPLYGSGQGSQPFNTEKDYEDWLKRMEKFPEWMTAATENFREGMTNKIVLPRKLVLKMIPQMKAEEIITSDFEKNIFSGPVKNFPKDFTAEQKEKFTQLYKDAVAKNIIPAYTKMGEFLEKEYLPKSRETDGYNSLPKGDNIYKFYVKSWTTTNKTPEEINKIGQQQVAMLRAEMEKVKQEVGFTATLEQFITSVTTDKKAMPYKTSKEVLDGFNGILAKITPKLKTMFSVTPKTKFEIRQTEKFREASASAEYIQGTPDGKRPGIFYMPLPDPSKFNVTSGMESLFLHEAIPGHHYQVSLQQENTKLPKFMRFGWFGAYGEGWAHYCETLGPEFGLYTDPYQKMGYLSDQMLRAVRLVVDTGIHTGQMTREEAIKYFLSNIAYDEAGATAEVERYMAIPGQALGYKIGSLRIRELREQYQKQLGNKFSLAKFHDELLSQGCLPLDVLNRKMELWAKKQK, from the coding sequence TATCTTAAATTATATCCTCTTGAGGCAACATCACAAGGAGATTTACGATACAATGATCAGCTCCCGATCAATATTGATAAAGATTTTATTTCAGGAGAAATTGCTTTTTATAATTCTGTTCAGAAACAATTAGAAAACGTTGATTATAAAGCACTTTCAGATGAAGATAAAGTGGTTTATGACGTTTTGGATTATACTTTAAAAGATAAAACCGAAAAATACAGCTACCATCCGGAATACATTCCTTTTTCTCAGTTTGAAGGATTACCACTGAGTTTTCCTTTGTACGGAAGCGGACAGGGAAGCCAACCATTTAATACCGAAAAAGATTACGAAGATTGGTTAAAAAGAATGGAGAAATTCCCGGAATGGATGACTGCTGCTACAGAAAACTTCCGTGAGGGAATGACTAATAAAATTGTTCTTCCGAGAAAACTAGTTCTGAAAATGATTCCACAGATGAAAGCGGAAGAAATTATCACTTCAGATTTTGAGAAAAATATCTTCTCCGGACCTGTGAAGAATTTTCCTAAAGACTTTACTGCTGAACAAAAAGAGAAATTCACTCAACTTTATAAAGATGCAGTTGCTAAAAACATCATTCCTGCTTATACAAAAATGGGAGAATTTTTAGAGAAAGAATATTTGCCTAAATCCAGAGAAACAGACGGTTACAATAGTCTACCAAAGGGAGACAACATTTACAAATTTTATGTAAAAAGCTGGACAACCACCAACAAAACACCTGAAGAAATTAACAAAATCGGACAACAGCAGGTTGCTATGCTTCGCGCTGAAATGGAGAAAGTAAAACAGGAAGTCGGTTTTACAGCAACCCTTGAACAATTCATCACTTCTGTTACGACGGATAAAAAAGCGATGCCTTACAAAACATCGAAGGAAGTTTTAGACGGTTTTAATGGAATTTTAGCTAAAATAACTCCAAAACTAAAAACGATGTTCAGTGTAACACCGAAAACTAAATTTGAAATCAGACAAACTGAAAAATTCAGAGAAGCAAGTGCAAGTGCAGAATATATCCAGGGAACGCCGGACGGAAAAAGACCGGGAATTTTCTATATGCCACTTCCTGATCCATCAAAATTCAACGTTACTTCAGGAATGGAATCTCTTTTTTTACATGAAGCCATTCCTGGGCATCATTATCAGGTCTCGCTTCAGCAGGAAAATACAAAACTTCCAAAGTTTATGAGATTCGGCTGGTTTGGAGCTTACGGTGAAGGTTGGGCTCATTATTGTGAAACTTTAGGTCCGGAATTCGGTTTATACACCGATCCTTACCAGAAAATGGGATATCTGAGTGATCAGATGTTGAGAGCTGTCCGTTTGGTTGTGGACACAGGAATTCACACCGGTCAAATGACCAGAGAAGAAGCTATTAAATATTTTCTAAGCAATATTGCTTATGATGAAGCCGGCGCAACAGCGGAAGTTGAAAGATATATGGCAATTCCCGGACAAGCTTTAGGATATAAAATCGGTTCGTTGAGAATTCGTGAACTAAGAGAGCAGTATCAGAAACAGCTTGGAAATAAATTCAGTCTGGCTAAATTTCACGATGAACTTTTAAGCCAGGGTTGTCTTCCTCTGGATGTTCTGAACAGGAAGATGGAACTTTGGGCGAAGAAGCAGAAGTAG